The Kitasatospora setae KM-6054 genome contains a region encoding:
- a CDS encoding DNA polymerase III subunit beta family protein, producing the protein MESTMRSIGETARACGLSPGTLRFYDGAGVFVPAVVDPRTGYRWYADEQLPDARLLARLRRVGMPLPGITRVLTGSPAEARAELDAHLRRLEDGLTDARRELSAVRALLDSRECPVPMTRLTVPAPALAAALDAVRFAAPADAALPAVAGIFLDAEDGALHLVATDRYRLAVADCPAALDGPPASALLPTALADAARALLADAEEAELSFDGDHFAIRAAGRSLSGERVPADFPDYRRLLRHEPTHRLTLTAAELRALPATDGSTTLTATPAHALPGTPAPTALLVHVNHDYLLEAAGTAEQLVLELGGPIAPLAIRFPSRADTFSLLMPIAR; encoded by the coding sequence GTGGAGAGCACCATGCGCAGCATCGGCGAGACGGCCCGGGCCTGTGGCCTGAGCCCCGGCACCCTGCGGTTCTACGACGGCGCGGGCGTGTTCGTCCCGGCCGTCGTGGACCCGCGCACCGGGTACCGCTGGTACGCGGACGAGCAGCTGCCGGACGCCCGGCTGCTGGCCCGGCTGCGCCGGGTCGGGATGCCGCTGCCCGGGATCACCCGGGTGCTGACCGGCTCCCCGGCCGAGGCCCGGGCCGAGCTGGACGCGCACCTGCGCCGCCTGGAGGACGGTCTGACCGACGCCCGCCGGGAGCTCTCCGCCGTCCGTGCCCTGCTCGACTCCCGGGAGTGCCCCGTGCCGATGACCCGCCTGACCGTCCCCGCCCCCGCCCTCGCCGCCGCCCTGGACGCGGTGCGCTTCGCCGCCCCGGCGGACGCCGCGCTGCCCGCCGTCGCCGGGATCTTCCTGGACGCCGAGGACGGCGCGCTGCACCTGGTCGCCACCGACCGCTACCGGCTGGCGGTCGCCGACTGCCCGGCCGCCCTGGACGGCCCGCCCGCCTCCGCCCTGCTGCCGACCGCCCTCGCGGACGCCGCCCGGGCCCTGCTCGCCGACGCCGAGGAGGCCGAACTCTCCTTCGACGGCGACCACTTCGCGATCCGCGCGGCCGGCCGCTCGCTCTCCGGCGAGCGCGTCCCCGCCGACTTCCCCGACTACCGCCGGCTGCTCCGCCACGAGCCCACCCACCGCCTGACCCTCACCGCCGCCGAACTCCGCGCCCTCCCCGCCACCGACGGCTCCACCACCCTCACCGCCACCCCCGCCCACGCCCTCCCCGGCACCCCCGCCCCGACCGCCCTGCTGGTCCACGTCAACCACGACTACCTGCTGGAAGCCGCCGGCACCGCCGAACAACTCGTCCTCGAACTCGGCGGCCCGATCGCCCCCCTGGCCATCCGCTTCCCGTCCCGCGCCGACACCTTCTCCCTCCTGATGCCGATCGCCCGCTGA
- a CDS encoding TMEM165/GDT1 family protein — MNAPTVAALTFGIVFLAELPDKTALASLVLGTKYRAGYVFAGIAAAFALQVGLALVAGGLLALLPQRWVEGITGLLFLGGAAMLLWHQDDEEDDGAEGREPADDSFWKVAGTSFAIVAVAEFGDLTQIMTANLAAKYDDPVAVGLGAWLALCAVGGLAIVGGQKLLRYVPMKVIVRVAALAMLVLAGWSLFKAATG; from the coding sequence ATGAACGCCCCGACCGTCGCCGCGCTGACCTTCGGCATCGTCTTCCTCGCCGAACTCCCGGACAAGACCGCGCTGGCCAGCCTCGTCCTGGGCACCAAGTACCGGGCGGGCTACGTCTTCGCCGGCATCGCCGCCGCGTTCGCCCTCCAGGTCGGCCTCGCGCTGGTCGCCGGCGGCCTGCTCGCGCTGCTCCCGCAGCGCTGGGTCGAGGGCATCACCGGCCTGCTGTTCCTCGGCGGCGCCGCCATGCTGCTCTGGCACCAGGACGACGAGGAGGACGACGGCGCCGAAGGCCGGGAACCCGCCGACGACTCGTTCTGGAAGGTGGCCGGCACCAGCTTCGCCATCGTCGCGGTCGCCGAGTTCGGCGACCTCACCCAGATCATGACCGCCAACCTCGCCGCCAAGTACGACGACCCGGTGGCCGTCGGCCTCGGTGCCTGGCTCGCGCTCTGCGCGGTCGGCGGCCTCGCCATCGTCGGCGGGCAGAAACTGCTCCGGTACGTGCCGATGAAGGTCATCGTGCGGGTCGCCGCGCTGGCGATGCTGGTGCTGGCCGGGTGGAGCCTGTTCAAGGCAGCCACCGGCTGA
- a CDS encoding MFS transporter — MKERGGRLRRVQIGNALSAFGSGFTLPYMFVYVDQVRGLGAAAASAVFVVFALAALAVLPFTGRGIDRYGPRPVLLAGAALAAVGSFAFGQAASTPGLLLSSFLFGAGVTTCQPALATMIVRCTGRAERSRAFALQFTLVNLGMGIGALVGGQIVDTADPSSLTRLFTIEAVTFLGLAAVTGTAKMPPAAVEPAPAGAGAKRGGGLRAMVADKAMLRLCALAGLIFFTCYGQFESGVAAFATDTVGTAPSTLGLAIGANALTIVLLQMFVVRITERRRRTTAMAAAGLVWLGAWGMAVVAGLVRTEAMAATVAIVAVYALFGVGESLLAPTMGPIVADLAPSRLLGTYNAGYALVKQIAVAVGPAVGVLLVGSGTWPLYLAAMALCTLLIVALAVRLRGHLTPAQDNVRVLPVPQREPRPARELQTAA; from the coding sequence GTGAAGGAGAGGGGCGGCCGACTGCGCCGCGTCCAGATCGGGAACGCGCTCAGCGCGTTCGGCAGCGGCTTCACCTTGCCGTACATGTTCGTGTACGTGGACCAGGTGCGCGGCCTCGGCGCCGCGGCGGCGAGCGCCGTGTTCGTGGTGTTCGCGCTGGCCGCGCTGGCCGTGCTGCCGTTCACCGGCCGCGGCATCGACCGGTACGGGCCGCGCCCGGTGCTGCTGGCCGGCGCCGCGCTGGCCGCCGTCGGCTCGTTCGCCTTCGGGCAGGCCGCGAGCACCCCCGGGCTGCTGCTCTCCTCCTTCCTGTTCGGTGCGGGCGTCACCACCTGCCAGCCCGCGCTCGCCACCATGATCGTCCGCTGCACCGGGCGCGCCGAGCGCTCCCGCGCCTTCGCGCTCCAGTTCACCCTGGTCAACCTGGGCATGGGCATCGGCGCCCTGGTCGGCGGCCAGATCGTCGACACCGCCGACCCGTCCAGCCTGACCAGGCTCTTCACCATCGAGGCGGTCACCTTCCTCGGCCTGGCCGCCGTCACCGGCACCGCGAAGATGCCGCCGGCCGCCGTCGAACCCGCCCCGGCCGGGGCGGGCGCGAAGCGCGGCGGCGGGCTGCGGGCGATGGTCGCCGACAAGGCGATGCTGCGGCTGTGCGCCCTCGCCGGGCTGATCTTCTTCACCTGCTACGGGCAGTTCGAGTCCGGCGTCGCCGCGTTCGCCACCGACACCGTCGGCACCGCGCCGTCCACCCTCGGCCTGGCCATCGGCGCCAACGCGCTGACCATCGTCCTGCTGCAGATGTTCGTCGTCCGGATCACCGAGCGCCGCCGCCGCACCACCGCGATGGCCGCCGCCGGACTGGTCTGGCTCGGCGCCTGGGGCATGGCCGTGGTCGCCGGGCTGGTCCGCACCGAGGCGATGGCCGCGACGGTCGCGATCGTCGCCGTCTACGCCCTGTTCGGCGTCGGCGAGTCGCTGCTCGCGCCCACCATGGGCCCGATCGTCGCCGACCTCGCCCCCAGTCGGCTGCTCGGCACCTACAACGCCGGCTACGCGCTGGTGAAGCAGATCGCCGTCGCGGTCGGCCCCGCCGTCGGCGTCCTGCTGGTCGGCTCCGGCACCTGGCCGCTCTACCTCGCCGCGATGGCGCTCTGCACCCTGCTGATCGTCGCCCTCGCCGTCCGCCTGCGCGGACACCTCACGCCCGCCCAGGACAACGTCCGGGTGCTGCCCGTCCCGCAGCGCGAACCGCGCCCGGCGCGGGAACTCCAGACGGCGGCCTGA
- a CDS encoding MarR family winged helix-turn-helix transcriptional regulator: protein MSTRRAEPQTATELGIAEQVAVYQREFPTVDPQVETIVSTLSRLARRMNVAYGRQLATLGITSAEWEVLKALVFAGAPYRLGPGELAKRLGLTPAAMTHRIDRMVTEGLVTRDRDEANRVRVIIELTAEGRDKWLELMRMAAVFEADLLQDVAGETRPELAAALTRMLRRIEETQPDALGRTDDLTC from the coding sequence ATGAGCACACGCAGAGCGGAGCCCCAGACCGCCACCGAGCTCGGCATCGCCGAACAGGTGGCCGTCTACCAGCGGGAATTCCCCACCGTGGACCCGCAGGTGGAGACCATCGTCTCCACCCTGTCCCGGCTGGCCCGCCGGATGAACGTGGCGTACGGGCGCCAGCTGGCCACCCTCGGCATCACCTCCGCCGAGTGGGAGGTGCTCAAGGCGCTGGTGTTCGCCGGCGCGCCCTACCGGCTCGGGCCGGGCGAGCTGGCCAAGCGGCTCGGCCTGACCCCGGCCGCGATGACCCACCGGATCGACCGGATGGTCACCGAGGGCCTGGTCACCCGGGACCGGGACGAGGCCAACCGGGTCCGGGTGATCATCGAGCTGACCGCCGAGGGCCGCGACAAGTGGCTGGAGCTGATGCGGATGGCCGCCGTCTTCGAGGCCGACCTGCTCCAGGACGTGGCCGGCGAGACCCGCCCCGAGCTGGCCGCCGCGCTGACCCGGATGCTGCGCCGGATCGAGGAGACCCAGCCGGACGCACTCGGCCGCACCGACGACCTGACCTGCTGA
- a CDS encoding dolichyl-phosphate-mannose--protein mannosyltransferase, with product MRTSRQLRSDGEDMALAVAERRRQDREVVPPAPAKDRYRWWGPLAVALFAGVLRLWNLGYPHAFVFDETYYPKDAWSLWEQGYESAWPDNANQLILGDPQVIPLSHAAAFIAHPPLGKWIIGLGTHFWGLHPFGWRIAVAVLGTLSVLMVARIGRRLFRSTLIGCVAGLLLAVDGLQFVMSRVGLLDGVSAFLVLGAFGALLVDRDRTRDLLRAARAEGGLAADRIGLGLRPWRLAAGVLLGAACAVKWTGAPVLLVLTVLVLLWDQAGRRAAGARRARRSTLRRDLWPAVLSMPVAALAAYLLSWTGWLATSGGYGRHWADDRAGLSPDSVLGIPLPQVSMSWVPAPLRSLWHYHAEIWGFNTNLHSPHTYQSNPWSWLVQGRPVSMYWEQLQPGQRGCTASGGCASQILALGTPFLWWTACFALAYALYRWFFRRDWRSGALLAAVAAVYLPWFQYQERTVFSFYMVVLVPFLCLAVAQMLGAMLGPAGSTPSRRRWGAAGAGLIVLAIIGCFAFFLPLYTAEVIPMSDWHARMWFTSWI from the coding sequence ATGCGGACAAGTCGTCAACTGCGGTCGGACGGGGAGGACATGGCGCTGGCGGTGGCGGAGCGGCGGAGGCAGGACCGGGAGGTCGTGCCCCCGGCACCGGCGAAGGACAGGTACCGGTGGTGGGGGCCGCTCGCGGTCGCCCTGTTCGCCGGGGTGCTGCGGCTGTGGAACCTGGGGTACCCGCACGCCTTCGTCTTCGACGAGACGTACTACCCCAAGGACGCCTGGTCGCTGTGGGAGCAGGGCTACGAGTCTGCCTGGCCGGACAACGCCAACCAGCTGATCCTCGGCGACCCGCAGGTCATCCCGCTCAGCCACGCCGCCGCGTTCATCGCGCACCCCCCGCTCGGCAAGTGGATCATCGGCCTGGGCACCCACTTCTGGGGCCTGCACCCCTTCGGCTGGCGGATCGCCGTCGCCGTGCTCGGCACCCTCAGCGTGCTGATGGTCGCCCGGATCGGCCGCCGGCTGTTCCGCTCCACCCTGATCGGCTGCGTCGCCGGCCTGCTGCTCGCCGTCGACGGCCTGCAGTTCGTGATGAGCCGGGTCGGCCTGCTCGACGGCGTCTCCGCGTTCCTGGTGCTCGGCGCGTTCGGCGCCCTGCTGGTCGACCGCGACCGCACCCGCGACCTGCTGCGCGCCGCCCGCGCCGAGGGCGGCCTGGCCGCCGACCGGATCGGCCTCGGCCTCCGCCCCTGGCGGCTCGCCGCCGGCGTGCTGCTCGGCGCGGCCTGCGCGGTGAAGTGGACCGGCGCGCCCGTGCTGCTGGTCCTCACCGTCCTCGTCCTGCTCTGGGACCAGGCCGGACGGCGCGCCGCCGGCGCCCGGCGGGCCCGGCGCTCGACGCTCCGGCGCGACCTGTGGCCCGCCGTGCTGTCGATGCCGGTCGCCGCGCTGGCCGCCTACCTGCTGTCCTGGACCGGCTGGCTGGCCACCAGCGGCGGCTACGGCCGGCACTGGGCCGACGACCGCGCCGGGCTCTCGCCGGACAGCGTCCTCGGGATCCCGCTGCCGCAGGTGTCGATGAGCTGGGTGCCCGCGCCGCTGCGCAGCCTGTGGCACTACCACGCGGAGATCTGGGGCTTCAACACCAACCTGCACTCCCCGCACACCTACCAGTCGAACCCGTGGAGCTGGCTGGTCCAGGGCCGCCCGGTCTCGATGTACTGGGAGCAGCTCCAGCCCGGCCAGCGCGGCTGCACCGCGTCCGGCGGCTGCGCGAGCCAGATCCTCGCGCTCGGCACCCCGTTCCTCTGGTGGACGGCCTGCTTCGCGCTGGCGTACGCGCTCTACCGCTGGTTCTTCCGCCGCGACTGGCGCTCCGGCGCGCTGCTGGCCGCCGTCGCCGCCGTCTACCTGCCCTGGTTCCAGTACCAGGAGCGCACCGTCTTCTCCTTCTACATGGTCGTGCTGGTGCCGTTCCTGTGCCTGGCCGTCGCCCAGATGCTCGGCGCGATGCTCGGCCCGGCCGGCAGCACGCCGAGCCGGCGGCGCTGGGGCGCGGCCGGGGCCGGGCTGATCGTGCTGGCGATCATCGGGTGCTTCGCGTTCTTCCTGCCGCTGTACACGGCGGAGGTGATCCCGATGTCCGACTGGCACGCCCGGATGTGGTTCACCAGCTGGATCTGA